One Porphyromonas pogonae genomic region harbors:
- a CDS encoding restriction endonuclease subunit S, whose amino-acid sequence MKEENKKKGNVPNLRFPQFTEEWKSLLFGDIATIKGGFAFDAKTLSSERRKYQIVKMGNLYQNQLNLDRTPSFIDIIDNRQCSFLLKKNDIAITLTGTNNKRDYGYSHLFKSEDNLLLNQRCALIRAKYDSYFLSYLIKTSCFLEQFFQSSAGGTGNQANVSTKDIESFIISVPKLKEQEKIGKFLSLIDERIETQNKIIEDLKLLKSTIRHTLFTQIDKSNHKAKRIKYILDYEQPTKYIVENVDYQNDVSLIPVLTANKAFVLGYTSENYGIYDKGDCIIFDDFTMDLKYVNFPFKVKSSAIKILTSKSNVNLKYIFEYLSFLDLTSNDHKRHYISEVESMPIYVPEVEMQNIFSNLFSVLDEKIVLESHHYNLLIAQKQYLLSQLFI is encoded by the coding sequence ATGAAAGAAGAAAATAAAAAAAAGGGCAATGTTCCAAATTTGAGATTCCCTCAGTTTACAGAAGAGTGGAAATCCTTGTTGTTTGGTGATATTGCGACTATTAAGGGTGGGTTTGCTTTTGATGCAAAAACACTATCTTCTGAAAGAAGAAAATATCAAATAGTCAAAATGGGGAATTTATATCAAAATCAATTAAATTTAGACAGGACACCATCATTTATTGATATAATTGATAATAGGCAATGCTCATTTTTACTAAAGAAAAATGACATTGCAATAACTTTAACGGGAACTAACAACAAACGAGACTATGGCTATTCACATTTATTCAAAAGTGAAGATAATTTATTATTAAATCAACGTTGTGCTTTAATTAGAGCAAAGTATGACTCATATTTTCTTTCATATTTAATAAAGACAAGCTGTTTTCTTGAACAATTTTTCCAATCTTCTGCAGGAGGGACTGGTAATCAGGCTAATGTTAGTACAAAAGATATAGAAAGCTTTATTATCAGTGTTCCAAAGCTTAAAGAGCAAGAAAAAATAGGTAAATTCCTCTCCTTAATTGATGAGCGAATCGAGACCCAAAACAAAATAATAGAGGATTTGAAATTGTTAAAGAGTACGATAAGACATACTCTATTTACGCAAATTGACAAGTCTAATCATAAAGCAAAACGAATAAAATATATTCTTGATTATGAGCAACCAACTAAGTATATAGTGGAAAATGTAGATTACCAAAACGATGTATCCTTAATCCCAGTATTAACAGCCAATAAAGCTTTTGTATTAGGTTATACCTCTGAGAACTATGGTATTTATGATAAAGGAGATTGCATAATATTTGATGACTTCACTATGGATTTGAAGTATGTTAATTTTCCATTTAAGGTTAAGTCGTCAGCGATAAAAATATTGACTTCGAAGTCCAACGTAAATCTCAAATATATTTTTGAATACCTCTCTTTTCTTGATCTTACATCAAACGACCATAAACGTCATTACATTTCTGAAGTAGAGTCTATGCCAATATATGTTCCTGAAGTTGAGATGCAGAATATATTTTCAAACCTATTCTCCGTATTGGATGAGAAGATTGTTTTAGAATCTCATCATTACAATTTGTTGATTGCACAAAAGCAATACCTATTGTCTCAGCTTTTCATATAA
- a CDS encoding restriction endonuclease subunit S: MSTISEKLFNRQLRFEKLDGDISSDWRIQKLGDFMTIPDKILTPKIDKNKLLTVKLHLKGIMKNDSTESLSTQGTVYYVRRKGQFIYGKQNLFNGAFGIIPDEYDGFLSSNDVPTFNINCDKINPFYLLYYIGRKNYYVPLESLAIGSGSKRIHESTVLNLEIVIPTLEEQSIIVSAICSIDKKIEIETFVLKGLNSQKQYLLSNLLV; this comes from the coding sequence TTGAGTACGATAAGCGAGAAGCTATTTAACAGACAATTACGATTTGAAAAACTGGATGGAGACATATCTTCTGATTGGAGAATTCAGAAATTGGGTGATTTTATGACCATTCCAGACAAAATTCTGACACCTAAAATTGATAAGAACAAATTGCTCACAGTCAAATTACATTTAAAAGGGATAATGAAGAATGATAGTACAGAGTCATTATCTACCCAGGGGACTGTTTATTATGTCCGTCGGAAAGGACAATTTATTTATGGTAAACAAAATCTATTTAATGGGGCATTTGGGATAATCCCAGATGAATACGACGGCTTCCTTTCATCAAATGATGTCCCAACATTCAATATAAACTGCGATAAGATAAACCCTTTTTATTTGCTATACTATATTGGACGCAAGAACTATTATGTGCCTTTAGAAAGTTTGGCGATAGGCTCTGGAAGCAAGCGCATACATGAATCTACAGTCCTGAATTTGGAAATAGTTATTCCAACATTGGAAGAACAATCAATTATCGTATCTGCAATTTGTTCTATAGACAAGAAGATAGAGATCGAAACATTTGTTTTGAAAGGGCTTAATTCCCAGAAACAATATCTACTCTCCAATCTCCTTGTGTAG
- a CDS encoding restriction endonuclease subunit S codes for MKGLTHFVLNGKQANTRLKDCVACNSSTLTESEFEGINGLHPVYGATGIIAYSSQYAVDENSILIIKDGASVGRVQYVTGKYSAIGTLNYLTAKSGFSLKYIYYLLSYFNFDKYKVGSGIPHIYFKDYGNELIYCPSIKEQNKIARILWQVEKKIDLEQILLDAYSLQKQYLLKNMLI; via the coding sequence ATTAAAGGACTAACTCACTTTGTATTAAACGGGAAACAAGCTAATACCAGATTAAAGGATTGTGTTGCTTGCAATTCTTCAACACTAACAGAAAGTGAATTTGAGGGGATAAATGGGCTGCATCCAGTATATGGAGCAACAGGTATTATAGCATATTCGTCTCAATACGCGGTGGATGAAAATTCTATTTTGATTATTAAAGATGGGGCCAGCGTAGGAAGAGTGCAATATGTTACGGGAAAATATTCAGCAATAGGCACTCTCAATTATTTGACAGCCAAGAGTGGTTTTTCGCTCAAATACATCTACTATCTTTTAAGCTATTTTAATTTTGATAAATACAAAGTAGGTTCCGGCATACCTCACATCTATTTCAAAGACTATGGTAACGAATTGATCTACTGCCCATCTATCAAGGAGCAGAATAAAATAGCCCGAATACTCTGGCAAGTGGAAAAAAAGATTGATTTAGAGCAAATTTTGTTAGATGCCTATTCCTTGCAGAAACAGTATTTACTAAAAAATATGCTTATATAA
- a CDS encoding restriction endonuclease subunit S produces the protein MRFPEFEGEWKKKKLGDIANITGGGTPNTDIEEYWNGEIHWFTPSEIKSAYVDKSVRTITELGLVKSSAKLLPAGAILLTTRATIGEVAIAQKECCTNQGFQSLVVNDGINNIFIANWIKQNKNELTKRAKGSTFAEISKSEVEKIPLVIPNTDEQNKIAKFLTLLDERIATQNKIIEQYKSLIKGIYTYLLGKSDKYRKLGEFCQIKKGEQINRTELLDDDKYYVMNGGITPSGFHHSYNTKANTISISEGGNSCGYVQYNDVPFWSGGHCYTLEDIDKDIDGRYLFHYLKASEPQIMALRIGSGLPNIQKKDLSHFCILMPSLLNQKEISDTLDKIMLKIELEKSAILVYQKQKIYLLQNLFI, from the coding sequence TTGAGATTCCCTGAGTTTGAGGGGGAGTGGAAAAAAAAGAAGTTAGGAGATATAGCCAATATTACTGGAGGAGGTACTCCGAATACAGACATAGAAGAATATTGGAATGGAGAAATACATTGGTTTACACCTTCTGAAATAAAATCAGCATATGTTGATAAAAGCGTAAGAACAATAACGGAATTAGGATTAGTTAAATCTTCTGCTAAACTTCTTCCTGCTGGTGCCATTCTTCTTACGACAAGAGCAACTATTGGAGAAGTTGCTATTGCACAAAAAGAATGTTGTACTAATCAAGGATTTCAATCACTAGTAGTAAATGACGGCATAAATAATATATTTATTGCAAATTGGATCAAACAGAATAAAAATGAATTAACAAAAAGAGCTAAAGGCTCAACTTTTGCTGAAATAAGCAAATCTGAGGTCGAAAAAATACCGCTCGTTATTCCTAATACCGATGAGCAAAACAAAATTGCTAAATTTCTGACTTTACTTGATGAACGCATTGCGACCCAAAACAAAATAATAGAGCAATATAAATCTCTAATTAAAGGAATTTATACCTACCTTTTAGGAAAGTCTGATAAATACAGAAAATTAGGGGAATTTTGTCAAATAAAAAAAGGAGAGCAGATAAACAGGACTGAATTATTGGATGATGATAAATATTATGTAATGAATGGTGGAATTACTCCTTCGGGCTTTCATCATTCATATAATACTAAGGCGAATACAATATCTATCAGTGAAGGAGGTAATTCTTGTGGATATGTACAGTATAATGATGTCCCTTTTTGGAGCGGGGGACATTGTTATACATTAGAAGATATTGACAAAGATATAGATGGAAGGTATCTTTTTCACTATCTGAAAGCTAGTGAACCTCAGATAATGGCATTGCGCATCGGTAGCGGACTTCCTAATATACAAAAGAAAGATTTATCTCATTTCTGCATTCTTATGCCATCATTGTTGAATCAAAAAGAAATTTCAGATACGCTCGACAAAATAATGTTAAAGATAGAATTAGAGAAATCCGCAATCTTAGTGTATCAGAAACAAAAAATCTATCTATTACAGAACCTCTTTATATAA
- a CDS encoding type I restriction-modification system subunit M: MTLQDQKQLGKTLWDIADQLRGAMNADDFRDYMLSFLFLRYLSDNYEEAAKKELGRDYPQVNEEDKHTALGIWYKNNDADILDFEKQMRRKVHYVIKPEFLWSNIAEMARTQNGELLETLENGFRYIENESFESAFQGLFSEINLNSEKLGKIPSERNKKLCVIIQKIAEGIAKFSTNTDILGDAYEYLIGQFAAGSGKKAGEFYTPQQLSTILSKIVILDSQNPALGEKNKLDKVLDFACGSGSLLLNVRRQMGDSNGSIGKIYGQEKNITTYNLARMNMLLHGLKDTEFEIHHGDTLLNDWDILNEMNPAKKMEFDAIVANPPFSLKWEPNDTLAEDFRFKSYGIAPKSAADFAFLLHGFHFLSGEGTMAIILPHGVLFRSGAEERIRTKLLKDNNIDTVIGLPSNLFFSTGIPVCILVLKKCKKFEDVLFINASEHFEKEKRQNRLREGEDGKPNDIQKIIETYQFRKEEDRYSRRVSLDEIEENGYNLNISRYVSTFVEEEPVDIHAVMADIKDLEAKRAELDKEIEVYLKELGLVP; the protein is encoded by the coding sequence ATGACATTACAAGATCAAAAGCAATTGGGTAAAACCCTTTGGGATATAGCAGATCAACTGCGGGGAGCTATGAATGCGGATGATTTCCGTGATTATATGTTGTCATTCCTATTTCTCCGATACTTGTCTGACAACTACGAAGAAGCAGCCAAGAAAGAATTGGGTAGAGATTATCCACAAGTAAATGAAGAGGATAAACACACTGCTTTAGGAATATGGTATAAAAATAATGACGCAGACATACTGGATTTTGAAAAACAGATGCGTCGGAAAGTCCATTATGTTATAAAACCAGAATTTTTATGGAGTAATATTGCGGAAATGGCTCGGACTCAAAATGGAGAGTTGTTAGAGACGCTTGAAAATGGTTTTAGATATATTGAAAATGAATCATTTGAAAGTGCTTTTCAAGGTTTATTTTCAGAAATCAATTTGAACTCAGAAAAGCTAGGCAAAATACCTTCTGAAAGAAATAAAAAGCTTTGTGTCATTATCCAGAAAATAGCTGAAGGAATAGCTAAGTTTTCTACCAATACAGATATTTTAGGTGACGCATATGAATATCTTATTGGACAATTTGCTGCTGGTTCAGGAAAAAAAGCAGGAGAATTTTATACGCCTCAACAGTTATCTACTATTTTATCTAAAATTGTCATTTTGGATAGCCAAAATCCGGCATTAGGCGAAAAGAATAAATTAGATAAGGTGTTAGACTTTGCCTGTGGATCAGGTTCTTTATTACTGAACGTTCGCAGACAGATGGGCGACAGTAATGGAAGCATAGGCAAAATATATGGACAAGAGAAAAATATCACGACATATAATCTTGCTCGAATGAATATGCTCCTACATGGACTTAAAGATACTGAGTTTGAAATTCATCATGGAGACACGTTATTAAATGACTGGGATATTCTGAATGAGATGAACCCCGCAAAGAAAATGGAATTTGATGCAATTGTTGCTAATCCTCCATTTAGCTTAAAATGGGAGCCTAATGATACATTGGCAGAAGATTTTCGATTTAAAAGTTATGGCATTGCACCAAAATCTGCAGCTGACTTTGCATTTTTATTACACGGTTTTCATTTTCTCTCAGGAGAGGGTACAATGGCGATAATATTGCCACATGGAGTTTTGTTCCGCAGTGGAGCTGAAGAACGTATTCGTACAAAATTACTGAAAGATAATAACATAGATACTGTTATCGGTTTACCTTCTAATTTGTTTTTTTCAACAGGTATTCCAGTTTGTATTTTGGTATTGAAAAAGTGCAAAAAGTTTGAAGATGTCCTTTTCATTAACGCCAGTGAGCATTTTGAGAAGGAGAAAAGACAGAATCGTTTACGAGAAGGTGAAGATGGAAAACCTAATGATATTCAGAAAATAATTGAAACCTACCAATTCAGGAAAGAGGAGGATCGCTACTCTCGAAGAGTTTCATTAGATGAGATTGAGGAGAATGGTTATAATTTAAATATCTCTCGGTATGTGAGTACCTTTGTGGAAGAAGAACCAGTTGATATTCATGCTGTAATGGCTGATATCAAAGACCTTGAAGCTAAACGTGCAGAACTTGATAAAGAAATCGAAGTTTATCTCAAAGAATTGGGATTAGTTCCTTAA
- a CDS encoding AAA family ATPase gives MNQSCKIYEYKTLPNLVTRLRDDLNNSDFVLLYAYNGTGKTRLSMDFKEKGKVKKKGQSDTLYFNAFTEDLFSWDNDLENDTNRVLKINARSNFFSGFRELALEEKIFAYLERYAEFDFKIDYEKWEVSFSKVIKNPIHKSNSEVPEYIVQNNIKISRGEENIFIWCVFLAICELTIDGQESYNWVKYIYIDDPISSLDDNNAIAVASDLSKLVRSGINKVKTVISSHHNLFFNVMCNELKKNRCKRYFLHKNGADGHTLRATDDAPFFHHVALLSELKDAVDSDKINTYHFNMLRSIMEKTSTFFGYDDFSKCIHGVDDETLYARSLNLLSHGKYSIYEPIEMGTDNKELFKNILQAFLEKYEFYLPEILVEETKQSSLL, from the coding sequence ATGAACCAATCCTGTAAAATATATGAATACAAAACACTTCCTAATCTTGTTACAAGGTTACGAGATGACTTAAATAATTCAGATTTTGTATTACTTTATGCTTACAATGGAACTGGTAAAACTCGACTATCTATGGACTTCAAAGAAAAAGGGAAAGTGAAAAAGAAAGGACAGTCTGATACACTATATTTTAACGCTTTCACGGAAGACCTTTTTTCATGGGATAATGATTTGGAAAACGATACAAATCGTGTTCTCAAAATAAATGCAAGATCAAACTTTTTTAGCGGATTTAGAGAGTTAGCACTGGAAGAGAAAATATTTGCTTATTTGGAGAGATATGCTGAATTTGATTTCAAAATTGACTATGAAAAATGGGAGGTCTCTTTTAGCAAAGTAATTAAAAATCCCATACATAAATCGAATTCAGAAGTACCTGAGTATATCGTTCAGAATAATATAAAAATTTCTCGTGGTGAAGAGAATATATTTATATGGTGTGTTTTTCTTGCTATTTGCGAATTGACTATCGATGGGCAAGAATCTTATAATTGGGTTAAATATATTTATATTGATGATCCAATTTCTTCATTAGATGATAACAATGCAATTGCTGTAGCAAGTGATTTGTCAAAGTTAGTAAGAAGTGGAATTAACAAAGTTAAAACAGTTATTTCTTCTCATCACAACCTCTTTTTTAACGTGATGTGTAATGAGTTAAAGAAAAATAGATGTAAACGTTATTTTCTGCATAAAAATGGAGCTGATGGACATACCTTGCGAGCAACGGATGATGCTCCATTCTTCCACCATGTTGCACTGTTAAGCGAGTTGAAAGATGCGGTTGATTCAGATAAGATCAATACTTATCATTTCAATATGTTACGCAGTATTATGGAAAAAACATCTACATTCTTTGGTTATGATGACTTTTCGAAATGTATTCATGGAGTAGATGATGAAACTCTGTATGCACGTTCATTAAACTTGTTAAGTCATGGAAAATATTCCATTTACGAACCAATAGAAATGGGTACAGACAACAAAGAACTTTTTAAAAACATACTACAAGCATTTCTCGAAAAATATGAATTTTATCTTCCTGAAATACTTGTTGAAGAAACAAAACAATCTAGTCTATTATGA